Proteins from a genomic interval of Salvelinus alpinus chromosome 7, SLU_Salpinus.1, whole genome shotgun sequence:
- the rnf103 gene encoding E3 ubiquitin-protein ligase RNF103 — MWLKLFFLLLYFLVLFVLARFFEAVVWYETGLFATQLVDPVTLSFNKLKTILECRGLGYSGLAEKRDVRELVEKSGDLMQGELYSAIKNEKEQAESQSESSTTFSGEMHFYELVEDTKDGIWLVQVIAQDRDALLSKANWGKMVQKVSQFGIRTGTFNCSSDSRYCRKRGWMKSTLIMSVPQTYASKGKVMLKEYNGRRIETEHIFKWMTAHVASRIKTIRMSQQLVEEWHPSEKHPVKMFLFAKLAQPPAFFSALSVKFTGRIEFIFVDVQSWDNITSLEEIGVQQLPSYILKMPEGIYRYGNSIGEFISLQAMDTFLRSVQPEVNDLFVLSLVMVNLMAWLDLFITQGATIKRFVVLISTLGTYNSLLIISWLPILGFLQLPYLEGFYDYSLKLLRYADTTTIASWVRTDWTFYSSHPALFLSTYLAHGLLIDYFEKKRRCNNEEENPNNLEWLSSLWDWYTSYLVHPITSFHNFPNESDWDDDPNFLLERLAFPDLWLHPLIPIDYINNLPTWRFKCTHVCGPNSEENSGRDLDSNIQNTTGGQTQGLNSEHEEHGCGKERDCAADSWCHSENGGDVPCMKREAQEQQADWSQWPSDMIHCTECVVCLENFETDCIVMGLPCAHVFHQQCIVVWLAGGQHCCPVCRGPSYKRKPVRSSGLDLLEQQE; from the exons ATGTGGTTAAAACTATTTTTTCTCCTACTGTATTTTTTGGTGTTATTCGTTTTGGCCAGATTTTTTGAAGCAGTTGTCTGGTATGAAACTGGTCTTTTTGCCACCCAGTTGGTTGATCCTGTAACCCTGAGTTTCAATAAATTAAAGACCATTCTAGAATGTCGAGGACTGGGATACTCTGGGCTTGCAGAGAAGAGGGATGTCAGAGAACTAGTCGAAAAGTCAG GTGACCTGATGCAAGGAGAGTTGTACTCTGCCATCAAGAATGAAAAGGAGCAAGCTGAGTCCCAGTCTGAGTCCAGCACTACCTTCAGTGGGGAGATGCACTTTTATGAGCTGGTGGAGGACACCAAAGATGGCATTTGGTTGGTCCAG GTAATTGCCCAAGATCGAGATGCTCTTTTGAGCAAAGCCAACTGGGGTAAAATGGTCCAAAAGGTTTCTCAGTTTGGAATTCGCACTGGTACTTTTAACTGCTCCAGTGACTCAAG GTATTGTCGTAAACGGGGTTGGATGAAATCCACACTTATAATGTCTGTGCCTCAGACTTATGCTTCAAAAGGAAAGGTTATGCTGAAAGAGTACAATGGCAGACGCATTGAGACAGAGCACATCTTCAAGTGGATGACGGCACACGTAGCGTCCCGTATAAAAACCATCCGCATGTCTCAGCAGCTTGTTGAAGAGTGGCACCCCAGTGAGAAGCACCCAGTAAAGATGTTCCTATTTGCCAAGCTGGCACAACCTCCAGCCTTTTTTTCAGCACTCAGTGTCAAGTTCACAGGTCGGATTGAGTTCATCTTTGTAGATGTGCAGAGCTGGGACAATATAACCTCCTTGGAAGAGATAGGTGTGCAACAGTTGCCATCGTACATCCTGAAAATGCCGGAGGGCATCTACAGATATGGGAACAGCATTGGAGAGTTCATCTCCCTACAGGCCATGGACACTTTCCTCCGTTCGGTTCAGCCAGAGGTCAATGACCTGTTTGTGTTGAGTCTAGTGATGGTCAACCTCATGGCCTGGTTGGACCTGTTCATAACACAGGGCGCCACCATCAAGCGCTTCGTTGTTCTCATCAGTACGCTGGGGACCTACAACTCCTTGCTCATCATCTCCTGGCTGCCTATCCTGGGGTTCCTACAGTTGCCATATCTGGAGGGCTTCTACGACTACAGCCTCAAGCTGTTGCGTTACGCAGACACCACCACCATCGCCTCCTGGGTGAGGACCGACTGGACCTTCTACTCCTCCCACCCCGCCCTGTTCCTCAGCACCTACCTAGCACATGGGCTTCTCATCGACTACTTTGAGAAGAAGAGGAGATGCAACAATGAAGAAGAGAACCCCAATAACTTGGAGTGGCTTTCCAGCCTCTGGGATTGGTACACCAGCTACTTGGTCCATCCCATAACCTCCTTTCATAACTTCCCCAACGAGTCTGACTGGGAcgatgaccccaatttccttctGGAGAGGTTGGCCTTTCCCGATCTCTGGCTTCACCCGCTTATCCCCATTGACTACATCAACAACCTGCCCACCTGGAGGTTCAAGTGCACACATGTCTGTGGGCCAAACTCTGAAGAGAATAGCGGCAGAGATCTGGACAGCAACATACAAaacactacaggaggacagaCCCAAGGCTTAAACAGTGAGCATGAAGAACATGGCTGTGGTAAAGAGAGAGATTGTGCCGCTGATTCATGGTGTCATTCTGAAAATGGAGGGGATGTACCATGCATGAAAAGGGAAGCACAAGAGCAACAAGCAGATTGGTCCCAATGGCCCAGTGACATGATACACTGCACagagtgtgttgtgtgtctggAGAACTTTGAGACTGATTGCATCGTCATGGGACTGCCCTGTGCCCACGTGTTCCACCAGCAGTGCATTGTGGTCTGGCTGGCAGGTGGACAGCACTGTTGCCCGGTGTGCAGGGGGCCATCCTACAAGAGGAAGCCAGTTAGATCATCTGGTCTGGACCTACTGGAGCAGCAGGAATAG
- the abhd18 gene encoding protein ABHD18 isoform X1: MGVSRLDVLYRKLLLTKLFIQGWGKPDDLKRIFKLRKIIGNREKCKELVPKDYPVFIDKVEDQSDCKIHNGYFISPLEHIVPGILPSESIKARFQFIVPKKWKNHKPVCIHLAGTGDHFFWKRRTLMARPMIKEAGMASLLLENPYYGYRKPKEQVRSSLRNVSDLFVMGAALILESAVLLHWLEREEDYWPLGMTGISMGGHMASLAVTNWPKPIPLIPCLSWTTASNVFTTGVLSKAVNWRELEKQYAMHSVYEQEIIRLLEYCGVDSFKMGQEFLKSSLDTLSGLDLSTDILGLHAPERDRMGLRTSALHSRAGEEANGQDQLIGREHDHGLDQILSSVNMQHTNINKGSGSGWQRQSLHIESLDFMKGVMDECTHIANFSVPLDPSLIIVIQAKEDAYIPRTGVRSLQEIWPGCEVRYLNGGHVSAYLFKQGLFRQAIYDAYDRYLEKYSNT; encoded by the exons ATGGGTGTGAGCCGGCTGGATGTTCTTTACAGAAAGCTTCTTCTCACCAAGCTTTTCATCCAAGGTTGGGGAAAGCCTGACGATCTGAAAAG AATATTTAAGTTAAGGAAAATCATTGGCAATAGAGAGAAGTGTAAGGAACTGGTACCTAAGGACTATCCTGTGTTTATTGACAAG GTAGAAGACCAGTCTGACTGCAAAATACACAATGGGTATTTCATATCTCCCCTGGAACACATTGTTCCTGGTATCTTGCCATCAGAGTCCATCAAAGCCAG GTTCCAGTTTATAGTTCCAAAGAAGTGGAAAAACCACAAGCCAGTATGTATTCACTTGGCTGGGACTGGAGATCAT TTCTTCTGGAAGAGGCGGACCCTCATGGCCAGACCCATGATAAAGGAGGCAGGAATGGCTTCACTTCTCCTGGAAAACCCTTATT ATGGATACCGGAAACCAAAAGAACAAGT TCGTTCCAGCCTGAGGAATGTGTCTGACCTCTTTGTGATGGGAGCAGCACTCATCCTGGAGTCTGCAGTGCTGCTACACTggctagagagggaggaggactaCTGGCCCCTCGGCATGACTGGTATCTCAATGGGAGGGCAT ATGGCATCCTTAGCTGTAACCAACTGGCCAAAGCCCATACCGCTGATTCCCTGTCTCTCCTGGACCACAGCTTCCAATGTTTTTACCACA GGTGTTTTGAGCAAAGCTGTTAACTGGAGGGAACTGGAGAAGCAGTATGCAATGCACTCTGTGTACGAACAGGAGATCATCAGACTGTTGGAGTACTGTGGG GTTGATTCCTTCAAGATGGGTCAGGAGTTTCTAAAGAGCTCACTTGACACGCTTTCTGGTCTGGATCTCTCCACGGACATCTTGGGTCTGCATGCCCCCGAGAGGGACCGCATGGGGCTGCGCACCTCTGCCCTGCACTCCCGGGCCGGGGAAGAAGCTAATGGACAGGACCAACTGATTGGACGGGAACACGATCATGGGCTGGACCAGATTCTTTCCTCTGTGAACAtgcagcacaccaacatcaacaaGGGCAGTGGCAGCGGGTGGCAGCGCCAGTCCCTCCACATTGAGTCTCTGGACTTTATGAAGGGTGTCATGGATGAGTGCACACACATCGCTAACTTCTCAG TGCCGTTGGATCCCAGTCTGATCATTGTGATACAGGCAAAGGAAGATGCTTATATTCCACGCACCGGTGTGCGCAGTCTACAAGAGATCTGGCCAGGCTGTGAGGTGCGGTATCTCAACGGTGGCCACGTCAGCGCCTACCTCTTCAAACAGGGACTTTTTCG GCAAGCCATCTATGATGCCTACGACCGATACCTTGAAAAGTATTCCAATACCTAG
- the abhd18 gene encoding protein ABHD18 isoform X2 encodes MARPMIKEAGMASLLLENPYYGYRKPKEQVRSSLRNVSDLFVMGAALILESAVLLHWLEREEDYWPLGMTGISMGGHMASLAVTNWPKPIPLIPCLSWTTASNVFTTGVLSKAVNWRELEKQYAMHSVYEQEIIRLLEYCGVDSFKMGQEFLKSSLDTLSGLDLSTDILGLHAPERDRMGLRTSALHSRAGEEANGQDQLIGREHDHGLDQILSSVNMQHTNINKGSGSGWQRQSLHIESLDFMKGVMDECTHIANFSVPLDPSLIIVIQAKEDAYIPRTGVRSLQEIWPGCEVRYLNGGHVSAYLFKQGLFRQAIYDAYDRYLEKYSNT; translated from the exons ATGGCCAGACCCATGATAAAGGAGGCAGGAATGGCTTCACTTCTCCTGGAAAACCCTTATT ATGGATACCGGAAACCAAAAGAACAAGT TCGTTCCAGCCTGAGGAATGTGTCTGACCTCTTTGTGATGGGAGCAGCACTCATCCTGGAGTCTGCAGTGCTGCTACACTggctagagagggaggaggactaCTGGCCCCTCGGCATGACTGGTATCTCAATGGGAGGGCAT ATGGCATCCTTAGCTGTAACCAACTGGCCAAAGCCCATACCGCTGATTCCCTGTCTCTCCTGGACCACAGCTTCCAATGTTTTTACCACA GGTGTTTTGAGCAAAGCTGTTAACTGGAGGGAACTGGAGAAGCAGTATGCAATGCACTCTGTGTACGAACAGGAGATCATCAGACTGTTGGAGTACTGTGGG GTTGATTCCTTCAAGATGGGTCAGGAGTTTCTAAAGAGCTCACTTGACACGCTTTCTGGTCTGGATCTCTCCACGGACATCTTGGGTCTGCATGCCCCCGAGAGGGACCGCATGGGGCTGCGCACCTCTGCCCTGCACTCCCGGGCCGGGGAAGAAGCTAATGGACAGGACCAACTGATTGGACGGGAACACGATCATGGGCTGGACCAGATTCTTTCCTCTGTGAACAtgcagcacaccaacatcaacaaGGGCAGTGGCAGCGGGTGGCAGCGCCAGTCCCTCCACATTGAGTCTCTGGACTTTATGAAGGGTGTCATGGATGAGTGCACACACATCGCTAACTTCTCAG TGCCGTTGGATCCCAGTCTGATCATTGTGATACAGGCAAAGGAAGATGCTTATATTCCACGCACCGGTGTGCGCAGTCTACAAGAGATCTGGCCAGGCTGTGAGGTGCGGTATCTCAACGGTGGCCACGTCAGCGCCTACCTCTTCAAACAGGGACTTTTTCG GCAAGCCATCTATGATGCCTACGACCGATACCTTGAAAAGTATTCCAATACCTAG